The Tindallia californiensis genome segment CGGTGGATGCAATGGCTACCTCTGTCGAATCGATATCCAAAAACGCAGCAGTTGTTTTTTGTATGGTTTCAGCGTCTTCCATCCCACGTTTTCCTGTACACGCATTGGCATTCCCACTATTTATTATAATAGCTTTTAATGATTGTCGTTTTAAGATTTCTTTGCTAATGATGACCGGAGCTGCCATTGCGTTGTTCTGTGTGAAAACACCAGCTGCCACAGCCTTTTTCTTACAGTATATTAAAGCTAAATCCAATTGCTCATTTTCTTTGACTCCTGTGCAAATACCACTCGCCAAAAAACCTTTTGGACTTGTAATAGAACCATTATCTACTATTTTAAACGATGTATTGCTGTTCTTCATCCTTCCACTCCTTTTCTACTACATTAAGGCCATATAGGCGCTGTATCCAAACCAGTTCTTTCATCTAATCCAAACATCACATTCATGTTTTGAACAGCCTGACTTGAAGAACCTTTTAGTAAATTATCAATCGCCGAAACCACCACCAATTTACCACTTCTTGAATCAATGACAAATCCTATGTCACAGAAGTTCGACCCTTTAACAGCTTTCGTTTCCGGAAGATATCCTTCTTTTAATATTCGTATAAAAGGCGCTTTCTCATAATACGCTTCATAGCATGTTTCAACATCTTTTCTCGTTATCCCTTCAGCCGATATAACAATGGTTGATAAAATACCACGATCTATAGGAATTAAGTGCGGCGTAAATAAAATATTTACGGAAGATCCCGCCGCCAGCGACAGCTCTTGCTCGATCTCCGGTGTATGTCTGTGCTTACCTATGTTATACGCTTTGATATTTTCATTAACCTGTGAAAATATATTTACTTCCGATGAACTTCGTCCTGCTCCCGAAACACCCGTTTTTGAATCAATAATAATCTCTTTGTTATGGAGCCGTTTTTCTTTTAATAAGGGTAAAAGTGGCAATAAAATGCTGGTAGGAAAGCATCCTGGATTCGCTACTAAAGCAGCATTTGCGATGCTATCAGCATACCATTCAGGTAAACCGTAAACAGCCTTTTTAAGAGTTCTATCATCCAAGTGTTTTGTTTCATACCAATGTTCATATATTGTTGCTTCCCGAAGCCGAAAGTCTGCAGAAAAATCAATCACTCTAAAGCCTCTTTTGATTAATGGCAACACTTTACTTTGACTAACTCGATGGGGAAGAGCAGAAAATATGATATCCGTATCTTCAGGCACGTCGTCAACATTAATGGATCGACAAATATCCTCCACTTTGCTGCGAAGATTTGGATAAATAGCATCAAATCTGACGCCTTCATAACTTCTTGAATCAAGGAAAATCGTTTCTATTTCAGGATGTAATTCTAATAACCGCACCAGTTCAGCACCTGTATAACCTGTTGCACCCATGATCCCTGCTTTTATCATTGTTTACCTCCTCGCAAAATAATCATTTGCATCACATAATCGCTTGTTTTTGGGCACTTCATGCAAATATTTCATCCATTATACACGAAACTGACTTATTATGCAAATCACATCCAAGTCAAAATCTATTAAAAAAGATAAAGTCATTACTATAACACAAAAAATTTCACAACTTCATTTTATAACAGAAAGATTGATTGTATTAAAATTCATCATTTTGTATATTTTTACTTTCGTACTTCCCCATCCACTCTGCCTTCTTTTCTAAGACCCTTTTTGAGTAAGTAGTTTTGTAACTTTTATGCCACTCATACACTCGTGATAACCCTGTAGGTCCCATGTTATATTCACTCAACACCTTGTGCCAGTCAACATCGCCATAGTCTTTTTGAGATCTTTCGACATTGTGTTTTAGGTACATTAACCCTAATGGTAGGTTATACCAATTTTCAAATATTTTTTCCGGATCATACGTAAAAAACCATTGATCATGATATAATTCAAAAAGATGTTTTTCAGTGATCGGTGTTATTTGCATAAACCCTCTATCTTGATGCTGACCTACAAGCTCTTTCTCAAAGGTACCTCCAGTTTCCACATGAATTAAGCCTATCACTATCCATATTGGAATCTCTTTATCAAAGCTATTTCTCATTAATATCCAAACATCTTCATTACTCATCCCTGTTTCACTCACTAAAAAATCAAGTAAATATTGTTCCTCCGCTGATAATAAATGTTCACGATGAAATCCTTTGTGATAAATATTATCCAAATAGTCATCATGACGTCTTTCCAACGGATTAGAAACTCTATAATGAACCATTATTGCTTCTTTTCTTAAAGTAGCTATGCCATCCACTTCTTTTTTATACTCACTCCATATCCAGCCTGGTACTAAGATAAAAAACACCATCAGTATCGCTACGGCTAACAAAGTCCATATTATTAATGTTTTTTTACTTTTATTCATTCCATTCAGGATTCCAAATCCAGTCTCCTTCTAAGTTTATATATCCGTTTCCTCCATCCGTTTCTACTTGAGCGATACCTTCAAAGAAGTTCCAAGCTCTCTTGAACTGTGGTTCCACGATCATAACACCATTTTCATCAATATATCCCCACCGATTATTAAGCTTTACAGATGCCCTTCCTTCAGAAAAACTCCTAGCATCTTCGTACTCAGCTTTGATAGTAAATTGATCTTCGATATCTATATATCCCCATTTCCCATCCATCCGTACAGCTGCTATCCCATTATGATAAGGTAACGCATGTTCATAAACAGGAGAAATAATCCAGTGACCTTCTTTATCTATAAAACCTACCCGTTCTTTATATCGAGCAAAAGCGACGCCTTCACTAAAGATATCAACTTCATCAAAAATTGCCTCTATCACCACATTACCTTCGATATCGACATATCCCCAATAGTCTCCTATTTTAACAGGTAGACGCTGTTTATTTTCTAACACATTTGCCTCTTCTTTATTTTTTGATCCCGGATTTTGTAAAGAACTTCTTTCTTGTGTCGCATCAGACTGGCTACCGATAGCCTCATCCATATTAGTTATTTCAACCTCATCCCGTCCAAATAAAAGAAATAAGACGCTTCCCGTTATTAATAAGCTAAGTATGACTACTGCCCCAATCAAAAGAAATGCCTGTTTTTTCGTCAATTCCCTCGACATTGCAACTTTTGTCTCTTTTGTCTCTTCAGATGTTTTTTCTTCTTCCATGTTGCCACCTCTTTTCTGTGATTTTATCATGCAGCTTTTTCTTTTTTTACTACTCCTTACTGTTCATTTTTTACTTGTTAGCCTTTTCCATATTCTTTTTATCGGCTTATAGACTATATATATCCATTACCGGTGAATTTAATAAATTCTTCCATAAATAAAAAATCTCAGTTGATTCTGTTACACAATCAACTGAGATTAATCTTATTTATTTACTTGAAAAAGCTCTGTTAGATTAACGATTTCAAATAAGTCCATTATTTCTTTTTTAGCATTAGTTATCCTCATTTTCCTGTCGCCTCTCGCCAAATGCCTGTATAGACCTATCAGAAATGTAATACCTGTTGAATCAACGTATTGTACTTCATCAAAATCTATTATTACTTCATTTATTAGTTCTTTTGAATCAAGAACTTGATACATGTACTGCAAAAATGTGTTTACGTTAGTTGCTGTTGGGTTTTGTGCCAAATAAAAAGTTAATTGTTTTTCTTGTATTATATAATTCAAAACATCCCCCCCCCTTATCATAACCATCAGCAAACGAACCATTTATTATAAGCAGTTTGGCCTTACATTTCCATATCTTCAATGGTTTCAAGACTTTTATTAATTTGATTAAGTTCTTCTTCCAGCTCAAGCTTCATTTCGTTTAGATTCTGTATTACTTCGTCATCTTTTAGATATAAATCACTTAAAACAATAGCCCTTCTTATAGCATATATTCGGTTTTTTAGTTTATCTTTTTGAAATAAAATTTCTCCCAATTTCATCCTATCTACCTCCCAGGTTGTAATAAGTTTCTACTTGAACATTGTTTCAAAAACGCTTTCCGCTGCTTCTATTGTTTGATCAATGACCTGATCATCATGGCACACGGATAAAAACCAAGACTCAAATTGAGAGGACGGTAAATAGATTCCTTTTTCCAACATTCCACGGAAAAATTTTCCGTACATATCTGTGTCAGATTTCGAAGCACTCTCATAGTCACTAACCGGTTGATCCGTAAAAAACAAGCTTAGCATGGAACCAACTCGATTAACCGTCGCCGACACATCATATTGCTCAATTAAAGTTCGCAAACCACGCTCTAGCTTCATTGTTTGTCGATCAAGTTGTTGATAAATATTAGGATTACTTACAAGTTTTTCCAAAGTATGATATCCCGCTGTCATTGCCAGAGGATTTCCCGAAAGTGTTCCAGCCTGATAAACGGGTCCTTTAGGAGCCATCAGTTTCATTACATCGAATCGTCCTCCGAAGGCTCCAACCGGCAGTCCGCCTCCTATAACCTTACTATAGCATGTCAAGTCAGGCTTAATATTATACAAGCATTGAGCACCCTCAAAAGCCAATCTAAACC includes the following:
- the argC gene encoding N-acetyl-gamma-glutamyl-phosphate reductase, whose protein sequence is MIKAGIMGATGYTGAELVRLLELHPEIETIFLDSRSYEGVRFDAIYPNLRSKVEDICRSINVDDVPEDTDIIFSALPHRVSQSKVLPLIKRGFRVIDFSADFRLREATIYEHWYETKHLDDRTLKKAVYGLPEWYADSIANAALVANPGCFPTSILLPLLPLLKEKRLHNKEIIIDSKTGVSGAGRSSSEVNIFSQVNENIKAYNIGKHRHTPEIEQELSLAAGSSVNILFTPHLIPIDRGILSTIVISAEGITRKDVETCYEAYYEKAPFIRILKEGYLPETKAVKGSNFCDIGFVIDSRSGKLVVVSAIDNLLKGSSSQAVQNMNVMFGLDERTGLDTAPIWP
- a CDS encoding transglycosylase SLT domain-containing protein, with translation MNKSKKTLIIWTLLAVAILMVFFILVPGWIWSEYKKEVDGIATLRKEAIMVHYRVSNPLERRHDDYLDNIYHKGFHREHLLSAEEQYLLDFLVSETGMSNEDVWILMRNSFDKEIPIWIVIGLIHVETGGTFEKELVGQHQDRGFMQITPITEKHLFELYHDQWFFTYDPEKIFENWYNLPLGLMYLKHNVERSQKDYGDVDWHKVLSEYNMGPTGLSRVYEWHKSYKTTYSKRVLEKKAEWMGKYESKNIQNDEF
- a CDS encoding WG repeat-containing protein, with the protein product MEEEKTSEETKETKVAMSRELTKKQAFLLIGAVVILSLLITGSVLFLLFGRDEVEITNMDEAIGSQSDATQERSSLQNPGSKNKEEANVLENKQRLPVKIGDYWGYVDIEGNVVIEAIFDEVDIFSEGVAFARYKERVGFIDKEGHWIISPVYEHALPYHNGIAAVRMDGKWGYIDIEDQFTIKAEYEDARSFSEGRASVKLNNRWGYIDENGVMIVEPQFKRAWNFFEGIAQVETDGGNGYINLEGDWIWNPEWNE
- a CDS encoding STAS domain-containing protein, which encodes MNYIIQEKQLTFYLAQNPTATNVNTFLQYMYQVLDSKELINEVIIDFDEVQYVDSTGITFLIGLYRHLARGDRKMRITNAKKEIMDLFEIVNLTELFQVNK